ACGCGGACGCGCTGGCCACCGCCGACAACATCATGACGTTCCGGCTGATCATGAAGCAGGTGGCGCTGGAGCAGGGCGTGCAGGCGACGTTCATGCCGAAGCCGTTCTCCGAGTACCCGGGCTCCGGGATGCACACGCACCTGTCGCTCTTCGAGGGCGACCGCAACGCCTTCCACGAGTCGGGCTCGGAGTTCCAGCTCTCGAAGGTCGGCCGCTCCTTCATCGCCGGGCTGCTGCGGCACGCCGCGGAGGTGTCCGCGGTGACGAACCAGTGGGTGAACTCGTACAAGCGCATCTGGGGCGGCTCCCAGCGCACCGCGGGCGCCGGCGGCGAGGCCCCCTCGTACATCTGCTGGGGCCACAACAACCGCTCCGCCCTCGTCCGCGTCCCCCTCTACAAGCCCGGCAAGACCGGCTCCACCCGCATCGAAGTCCGCTCCATCGACTCCGGCTGCAACCCCTACCTGGCGTACGCGATGCTCCTGGCCGCCGGCCTGAAGGGCATCGAGGAGGGCTACGAGCTGCCGCCGGGCGCCGAGGACGACGTGTGGGCACTGACGGACGGCGAGCGGCGCGCGATGGGCATCGAGCCGCTGCCGCAGAACCTCGGCGAGGCGATCGGGCTGATGGAGCGCAGCGAGATCTGCGCGGAGACGCTCGGCGAGCACGTCTTCGACTTCTTCCTGCGCAACAAGAAGCAGGAGTGGGAGGAGTACCGCTCCGAGGTCACGGCCTTCGAGCTGCGCAAGAGCCTCCCGGTCCTCTAGGGCCCGCTTCCGCCCGCCGCTCGTCTACGCCGGCTGACCCCGTGTCGGTCGCGCGCCGGCGGTTGAGGATGTGCGCGGCGTGAGCTATGCATGAGTTATGCATGAAACCGACGAGATCCGGACCGCGAACCTCCTCGGCGCCGCCGCGCTCGCCGTGGCCGACCGCCTGACGGCCGCGGCCGCGGGGGCGGCCGGAGTGAGCGTGAGCGGCACCGCCGCACTGGTCACGCTGCGGGGGGCGGAGGGCATCGGGGTCACGGAACTGGGACGGCGCATCGGGCTGAGCCAGCCCGCGTGCGCCCGGATGCTCGACCAACTCGAAGGCCGCGGGCTGGTCGAGCGGGAGCGGAGCGGCGGGCGGGGGGTGGCGCTGCGGCTCACGGAGGCCGGGGCCGCCGCTGCCGCGCGGGCAGAGGCGGCGCGCCGGGACGGGCTGCGCCGGGTGCTCGCGGGGCTCCCCGAGCAGCAGGCCACCGGCCTGACGGAGGCGCTGGAACTGCTGCTCACCGAGGTGTACGGGGACGTCGGCTCGGAGGACGTGCTGTGCCGGCTCTGCGACCGCGGCGCCTGCCTGGCCGCGGGCCACCTGTGCCCCGTCGGGCAGGCCGCGCGTGCCGAGCGAGCCGTCCGCACCGAACGGGGTGAGCGCGGTGGGTGAGCTGCTCGCGCTGTCGTCCGCCGTCAGCTTCGGCCTCACGCACTTCGTCGCCGGGCTCGCCGCCCGGCGCACGGCAGGGGTGACGGTCGCGTTCTACGCGCAGGTGTGCGGGACGGCCGTGAGCGTGACGGCCGCGCCGGCCGCACCGGGCGCGGGCGCCCTGACCGCGGCCGGGCTGGGTTGGGGCGCGGTGTCCGGTGTGGGCACCGGCGTGGGGGTGGCGTTCCTCTACCGCGCCCTGGCCAAGGGGGCGATGAGCGTCGTGGTGCCGGTCAGCGACGTGACGGCCGTGGCCGTACCGGTCGTCATCGGTATCAGCCTCCTCGGCGAACGCCCGGCCGCGGCCGCCCTCGCGTGCATCGCCGCGGCGTTCCCCGCTCTGTGGCTGGTCTCGCGCGGACCGGACCGGGCGGCCGGTGCCGCGGGCCGGGAGGTGCACGCTCTTCCGGTGCCGGGCCGGGAGGAGCGCGGACCGGCGCCGGCCGCCCGCCGGGCGCGCGGATCCGCGTCGGTGGACGCGCTGATCGCCGGGGCCGGGTTCGCCGCGCACTTCGTCGCCATCGCCCGGATGCCCGCCGAGGGCGACCTGTGGGCGATCACCGTCAGCCGCGTCGTGTCGGTCGCCGTCGTCGCGCTCGCCGTGCTGGGCGACCGGGCCCCGTGGGGGCTGCCCCGGCGATGCGCGCCGCACGTGGCCGCCGCGGGCGCGCTCGGCACCCTCGCGACCGTGCTGTACCTCTACGCGGCCCGCGCGGAGTTGATGGCCGTCGCGACCGTGCTCGCCGCCCTCTACCCGGCGATCCCGGTGCTGCTGGCGCTGCTCGTGCTGCGGGAGCGGCTGACGCTGCTGCAGTCGGCCGGGCTGGTGTGCGCGGGAGCGGCGATCGGGCTGATCGCGGTGGCGTGAGCGCGCGGGCGGCGCGGTCCCGCGCCGCTCCGCCGCGCCCCCGCGGAAGCGGCACCGCGGCCGTCCCCGCGGCGCGGGCGCCGTCGTAAGCTCGTAGCCCGGCGCGATCACGGGAAGGGAGGCGGGGCGCGCGATGGCGGTTCCGCAGGGGCGCAGGAGCAGTGCGTTCACCCGGCTGCTGCGGTACGGGTTCGGGGAGCCGGCCGACGCCGGGCGGCTGCTGGAGTCCGCGGTGCTCGACGGCGTACGGGACGATCCCGTGCTGCTCGACGCGCTGGGCGGCACCGCTGATCCGGACCGGGCGCTGCTCGGTCTGGTGCGGCTCGCGGAGGCGCTGGGCACCGAGCGGCGGCAGGCGCTGCTCGACACGCTGGTGACGGCCAAGCCGCTGCGCGACCGGCTGCTGGGGGTGCTCGGCGCGTCGGAGGCGCTGGGGGACCATCTGGCGCGGCACCCGGACGACTGGGAGTCGCTGGTCACGTACGAGGCGGCCGATCTGCACCCGACGACCGCGGAGTTCGAGCAGGCGCTCGCGGAGGGCGTGTGGGGGCCGCGGGGCGCGGAGATGCCGCGGGCGGACGCGCTGCGGGTCGCGTACCGGCGGGCGCTGCTGGGGATCGCCGCCCGGGACGTGTGCGGGACGACGGACGTGGTGCAGGCGGCCGCGGAGCTGGCGGACCTGGCGACGGCGACGCTGCGGGCGGCGCTGGAGATCGCCGCCGAGGAGCAGCCCGAGGACGCCGCGCTGTGCCGGCTCGCGGTGATCGGGATGGGCAAGTGCGGTGGCCGGGAGCTGAACTACGTCTCGGACGTCGACGTCATCTTCGTCGCCGAGCCGCGCGAGGACGGCCCGGGCGGCGGCAGGGGGGCGGAAGCCGCGGACGAGCGCGCCGCGATGCAGGCCGCGACCCGGCTCGCCGCCCGCCTCATGCGCGTCTGCTCCGACACCACCGCCGAGGGCACCATCTGGCCCGTCGACGCCAACCTCCGCCCCGAGGGCCGCAACGGCCCGCTCGTGCGCACCCTCTCCTCCCACCTCGCGTACTACCAGCGCTGGGCCAAGACGTGGGAGTTCCAGGCGCTGTTGAAGGCCCGCCCGGTCGCGGGCGACGCGGCGCTGGGCGCGGCGTACGCGGAGGCCATCGCGCCGATGGTATGGCAGGCGGCGGAGCGTGAGAACTTCGTCGCCGACGTGCAGCAGATGCGCCGCCGGGTGGTGGCGAACATCCCGGCGGCGCAGCTCGACCGGGAGCTGAAGCTGGGCCCCGGCGGGCTGCGGGACGTGGAGTTCGCAGTGCAGTTGCTGCAGCTCGTGCACGGCCGCGCCGACGCCTCGCTGCGCAGCGGCACGACCCTGGACGCGCTGGAGGCACTCGCCGCCGGCGGGTACGTGGGCCGGGCCGACGCCGCCGCGCTGGACGACGCGTACCGCTTCCTGCGCTCCCTCGAACACAGCATCCAGCTCCAGAAGCTCCGCCGCACGCACCTGGTGCCCGAGAGCGAGCACGAGCTGCGCGCGCTCGGCCGCTCGCTGGCGCGGCTGCTGCCCGACGAGGGCCGCGGCGACCCGGTGTCGCAGTTGCGCAAGGTGTGGCGGCGGCACTCCTTCGAGGTGCGGCGGCTGCACGAGAAGCTGTTCTACCGCCCGCTGCTCGACGCCGTCGCCCGGCTGGCGCCCGGAGAGGTGCGGCTGACGCCGGACGCCGCCCGGGAGCGGCTGGTGGCCCTCGGGTACGAGGACCCGGCGGCGGCGCTGCGCCATCTGGAGGCGCTGACGTCGGGGATGAGCCGGAAGGCGGCGATCCAGCGGACGCTGCTGCCGGTGCTGCTGGGCTGGTTCGGCGACTCGGCCGACCCGGACGCGGGGCTGCTGAACTTCCGCAAGGTCTCGGACGCGCTGGGGAGCACGCCCTGGTATCTGCGGCTGCTGCGCGACGAGGGCGCCGCGGCGGAGAACCTGGCACGGGTGCTGTCCTCGGGCCGGCTCGCGCCCGACCTGCTGCTGCGGGCGCCGGAGGCGGTGGCGCTGCTCGGCGACGAGCAGGGGCTGCGGCCGCGCGGGCGGGCGCACCTGGAGCAGGAGATCCTGGCGGCCGTCGGCCGGCACACGGACCCGGAGACGGCGGTGGCGGCGGCCCGCGGGGTACGGCGGCGGGAGCTCTTCCGTACCGCGGCGGCGGACCTCATCACGGCGTACGGGGCGCACACGGCACCCGGCGAGGAGGACGAGGAGCGCGCCGAGGGCGGACGGGAACACGACCGGGACGAGCACGACGGGGACGAGCACGCCCGGATCGCCGCCGCCGTCGACCGCACCGGCGACGCGCTCAGCGATCTCAACGCCGCCACCATCGCCGGCGCCCTGCGCGCCGCGACCGCCGCCCGCTGGGGCGACACGCTGCCGACGCGGTTCGCGGTGATCGGCATGGGCCGCTTCGGCGGCCACGAGCTGGGCTACGGCTCGGACGCCGACGTCCTCTTCGTGCACGAGCCGCGCGAGGGCGTGTCCGACGAGGAGGCGGGCGCGGCGGCGTTCGCCGTCGCCAACGAGCTGCGCCGGCTGCTGCAACTGCCCAGTGCCGACCCGCCGCTGCTGATCGACGCCGACCTGCGGCCCGAGGGCAAGTCGGGGCCGCTGGTGCGCACGCTCGCCTCGTACGCGGCGTACTACCGGCGCTGGTCGCTGACCTGGGAGAGCCACGCACTGCTCCGCGCCGAGCCGGTCGCGGGCGACGCGGGCCTCGGCGCGCGGTTCACGGAGCTGATCGACCCGCTGCGCTACCCGGTGGGCGGGCTCGACGAGGACGCCGTACGCGAGATCCGGCGGCTGAAGGCGCGGATGGAGGCGGAGCGGCTGCCGCGCGGCGCGGACCCGGCGCTGCACGCGAAGCTGGGGCGCGGCGGGCTCGCGGACGTGGAATGGACGGTCCAGATGCTGCAGTTGCAGCACGGGCGCGAGGTGCGCGCGCTGCGGACGCCCCGCACCCGCGCGGCGCTGGCCGCGGCCCGGGAGGCGGGGCTGCTGGACGCGGAGGACGCGCGGATCCTGGACGACGCCTGGCTGCTGGCGACGCGCCTGCGCAACGCGGTGATGCTGGTCCGCGGCCGGCCGGGCGACACCTTCCCCGCCGCCGAGCGCGAACTCGGCGCGGTGGCACGCTACTTCGGCTACGGGCCGGGGCAGGCCGGCGAACTGCCCGAGGAGTACCGGCGGACGACGCGGCGGGCGCGCGCGGTCGTGCAGCGGCTCTTCTACGGCGACTGAGGCGGCCCGGCCCGCCGACCGGCCCACCGCCTGACCGACCGGGCGGATCCGCCGGAGACCCGTCGCCGGGCCAGTTCGTCCGGACGAGGGACGGTTCGGCGGTCCGTTCGTAGCATGGCACGCTGTTCGTGCGATTTGCCCTTTTTCTTTGGGCGGCCCGCTGGTAGACCGGCCGGGCAGGGACAGGGCAGCACGGACAGCGAGGTGGCACGGAATGCGTACGGCGATCGCTTCCGCGGCGATGGTCGCCGGGCTGCTGGCATCCCTCGCCCCCTCCCCGCCGCTCTCTCCCGACGCGCCCCCGGCCGAGCTGCCGTCGTCGCCGATCCGGCTCGCCCTGGAGCGCCGGGCCGCACCGGACGGCGGCACGACGTACGCGATCACGGTGCACAACACGTCGGGGGCGGACGCGCCGAACGGCAGGGTGACCCAGCTCCTCCCCGAATCCCTGGACTACGTCTCCGCGAGCCCCCGGGCCGAGACGACCGGGCAGCAGGTGACGTGGGAGATCACCCTGCCGGCGGGCACGACCCGGGTGCTGAAGGTGACCGCCGCCCCGGACCGCACCGAGCGGGACGGCCGGGACCTCCGCGCCGCCCACGCGGCCGGCGACGTACGGGCCCCGCGGGACGCCGGCGCCGGTGACCGCGCGCCCGCGGCCGCCACCACGGTCTGCTTCCAGGGCGGCACCCGCGGCGAGTGGCTCACCTGCACCAGCGCCGACGACGAGTGGTCACCGGAGCCCTGGGTCTCCTCGAACAAGGTCTACGCCATCGGCAGCGCCGCCGCCGCGCTCCTCGTCGGCACCGCGGGCATCATCATCCTGCGCCGCCGCCGCTCCCGGGACACGGAGGACGACGGCCCGCAGTGACGCGCGGACGACGGACGACCGCCGCGAGGGGTTCGGTGGTCGCAGGCAGCACCGCTCTCAGACGGCCTTCGCCGGGAACGGCAGCGGGCGGCTGTGCACCACGTCGAGGCGGGAGACGGCGCGGGTCAGCACGACGTACAGGCGGCGCAGGCCGGTCGGCCCGCCCTCGGCGCCGGTGATCGCCGCCGGTTCGACCGCGACGACATGGTCGTATTCGAGGCCCTTGGCGGCGGTCGCGGGCAGGACGGTGACGCGGGCGGCGAGGTCGTCGGGGCCCGCCGTCGCGATGCCCGCCTCCTCCAGCACCGCGCGCACCCGGTCGACGTCGGCCGCGGCGGCGACCACCCCGATCGAGCCCTCGCTGCTGAGAGCCTGCCGTACCGCGTCCCGGGTCGCGGCGAGGACATCCTGGGTGGGAAGGATGCGCAGCGCGCCGTCCTGGCGCAGGGAGCGGGCGGCGGGGACGTCGACGTCGAGGTGGCCGAGGAGGCGGTTGGCGAGGTCGACCACGGCGGCCGGTACCCGGAATCCGGTGGTGAGCGTCGCGATCTCGGCGTCGGGCCGGCCCAGGTGGGCAAGGAGGGAGGGCCAGTCGCGCGCGGCCCACGGCGTGGTGCCCTGTGCCAGATCGCCGAGCACCGTCAGCGAGCCGAACTCCGCGCGCCGCGCGATCACCCGCGCCTCCATGGGTGAGAGGTCCTGCGCCTCGTCGACGACGATGTGACCGTAGCCCTCGGGTCGGTCCAGGAGCCCGGACAGCTCGTCGAGGAGTACGTGGTCGGCGGCGGTCCACTTCGCCGACTTGAAGGACCGCGGCGGCTTCGCCCAGAGCAGTGCCCGCTGTTCGCCGGCGTCCAGGACGCCGTGGGCGGCGCGGGCCAGTTCCCCGGCATCGGTGAAGAGCGCGGCGAGCACCTCGGCGGGCTTCACCTTGGGCCAGGCGGCGTCCAGGAAGGCGCCGATCGACCGGGCCCGGCCGACCCGCTGCTGCCAGGCGGCCGTGGGGGTCACGGCCCGGCGCTCGGCCTGCCGCTGGATACGGTCCACGATCCGGCTGCGCACCCGCTCGCGGCCGATCGCGTACGGGAGCCGCTCGTCGCGCACGCCCGCGACGATCTCCCCGAGCTCCGCGGGCGGCACCCGCCACCACGCGGAGTCGTCCCGGACCGCCACCCCTTCGGTGATCCCGTCCGCCGACACCCGTGCGTAGAGCGCCCGCCGCAGCACCTCGGCCATCCGCACGTCGTGCTTGAGCGCGGCGGCCGCCGCACCGTCCTCCGCGTGCACCTGCCGCTCCCCCGCGACCAGTTCCCCGACCGTCGACTGCCGCACCCCGGTCTCGCCGAGCGCGGGCAGGACGGCCGAGATGTACGACAGGAACGTGCGGTTCGGGCCGAGGACGAGGAGACCGCCGCGCCGGATCTGCCGCGCGTAGGTGTAGAGCAGATACGCGGCGCGGTGCAGTCCGACGGCGGTCTTGCCGGTGCCCGGGGCGCCCTGCACACAGACGGAGACGCCGAGTTCGCGGCGTACCAGGTCGTCCTGGTCGGGCTGGATGGTGGCGGCGATGTCGCGCATCGGGCCGGTACGCGGGCGCTCGATCTCGCCGGCCAGAATGCGGCCGCCACGGGTCGTCTCCGCCGCGGGCCGTTCGTCCTCCAGGCCGGTCAGCTCGTCGGAGTCGCCGGTGGCGCCGGGCGCCCAGCCGAACCGGCGGCGGATCTCGACGCCCTGCGGATCCTCCGGTCCCGCCTGGTAGAAGGCGCGCGAGACCGGTGCGCGCCAGTCGACGACGAGGGGCGGTGCGGACGGGTCCTCGGTGATGCGCATCCGGCCGATGTGGTAGCGCTGTCCGGCGTGGCCGCCCGCCTGCCCGGCGTCGTCGGCGAAGTCGAGGCGGCCGAAGAACAGCGGCCCTGGCGGCAGTTCGTGCAGGTCCTTGGCCTGGCTGCGCAGCTCGTAGCCGAGCACCTCGGCGTCGGCGCCGGACGCGGACGCGTGCTCGCCGATGACCACCTGCCGGTCGGCGCCCGCGCGCATCGCGTCGAGGGCGGCGCGGCAGGTCTCGTGATAGCGGCGTTCGTCGGCGAGGGAGGTCGCGGCAAGGGGGTGTGCGGTGCCCATGCACCCAACATAACGCAACTCGGTAACATTTTTTACGCGGTTACACTATGGGGGACGGGGCCGTCAGAGTCCGATCCCCTTCGCGAGCTGCCGGAACGCCAGTTCGGCCGCCTCCTTCGCATCCGGCGCCACCGCGTCCGCGCTCTCGCCGTCCGCGATCCGCCGCACGTTCTCCTCGGCGAGGATCCGCTGCACCGCCGCGATCTGCCCGGCCGCGAGCCGGGCCCGCACCGCGGGCCCGCCCAGCGCGTCGGCGAGCACCCGCTCCGAGCGCTCCTGCCAGCCGGCGAGCCGCGCGACCAGGGAAGGCGTCCCATAGAGGAGCCGCTGGTAGGCGATGACCGCCGGGTCGTCGCAGAGCCCGGTCACCGGGTCGCGTCGCTCGAGGCCGTC
The Streptomyces sp. CNQ-509 DNA segment above includes these coding regions:
- a CDS encoding bifunctional [glutamine synthetase] adenylyltransferase/[glutamine synthetase]-adenylyl-L-tyrosine phosphorylase, whose translation is MAVPQGRRSSAFTRLLRYGFGEPADAGRLLESAVLDGVRDDPVLLDALGGTADPDRALLGLVRLAEALGTERRQALLDTLVTAKPLRDRLLGVLGASEALGDHLARHPDDWESLVTYEAADLHPTTAEFEQALAEGVWGPRGAEMPRADALRVAYRRALLGIAARDVCGTTDVVQAAAELADLATATLRAALEIAAEEQPEDAALCRLAVIGMGKCGGRELNYVSDVDVIFVAEPREDGPGGGRGAEAADERAAMQAATRLAARLMRVCSDTTAEGTIWPVDANLRPEGRNGPLVRTLSSHLAYYQRWAKTWEFQALLKARPVAGDAALGAAYAEAIAPMVWQAAERENFVADVQQMRRRVVANIPAAQLDRELKLGPGGLRDVEFAVQLLQLVHGRADASLRSGTTLDALEALAAGGYVGRADAAALDDAYRFLRSLEHSIQLQKLRRTHLVPESEHELRALGRSLARLLPDEGRGDPVSQLRKVWRRHSFEVRRLHEKLFYRPLLDAVARLAPGEVRLTPDAARERLVALGYEDPAAALRHLEALTSGMSRKAAIQRTLLPVLLGWFGDSADPDAGLLNFRKVSDALGSTPWYLRLLRDEGAAAENLARVLSSGRLAPDLLLRAPEAVALLGDEQGLRPRGRAHLEQEILAAVGRHTDPETAVAAARGVRRRELFRTAAADLITAYGAHTAPGEEDEERAEGGREHDRDEHDGDEHARIAAAVDRTGDALSDLNAATIAGALRAATAARWGDTLPTRFAVIGMGRFGGHELGYGSDADVLFVHEPREGVSDEEAGAAAFAVANELRRLLQLPSADPPLLIDADLRPEGKSGPLVRTLASYAAYYRRWSLTWESHALLRAEPVAGDAGLGARFTELIDPLRYPVGGLDEDAVREIRRLKARMEAERLPRGADPALHAKLGRGGLADVEWTVQMLQLQHGREVRALRTPRTRAALAAAREAGLLDAEDARILDDAWLLATRLRNAVMLVRGRPGDTFPAAERELGAVARYFGYGPGQAGELPEEYRRTTRRARAVVQRLFYGD
- a CDS encoding TetR/AcrR family transcriptional regulator — encoded protein: MADPGTPVPGLRERKKQRTRRLLSETAVRLFLERGYDAVSVAEVAAAAEVSKPTLFRYFPSKEDLVLHRFADHQDEAARVVTARAEGESPLAALRRNFLDGLERRDPVTGLCDDPAVIAYQRLLYGTPSLVARLAGWQERSERVLADALGGPAVRARLAAGQIAAVQRILAEENVRRIADGESADAVAPDAKEAAELAFRQLAKGIGL
- a CDS encoding glutamine synthetase family protein; the protein is MEKQQEFVLRTLEERDIRFVRLWFTDVLGFLKSVAVAPAELEQAFDEGIGFDGSAIEGFARVHESDMLAKPDPGTFQVLPWRAETPGTARMFCDILMPGGSPSFADPRYVLKRILAKTSDLGFTFYTHPEIEFFLLKEKPVDGSRPVPADNSGYFDHTPQNVGMDFRRQAITMLESMGISVEFSHHEGAPGQQEIDLRYADALATADNIMTFRLIMKQVALEQGVQATFMPKPFSEYPGSGMHTHLSLFEGDRNAFHESGSEFQLSKVGRSFIAGLLRHAAEVSAVTNQWVNSYKRIWGGSQRTAGAGGEAPSYICWGHNNRSALVRVPLYKPGKTGSTRIEVRSIDSGCNPYLAYAMLLAAGLKGIEEGYELPPGAEDDVWALTDGERRAMGIEPLPQNLGEAIGLMERSEICAETLGEHVFDFFLRNKKQEWEEYRSEVTAFELRKSLPVL
- a CDS encoding EamA family transporter, giving the protein MGELLALSSAVSFGLTHFVAGLAARRTAGVTVAFYAQVCGTAVSVTAAPAAPGAGALTAAGLGWGAVSGVGTGVGVAFLYRALAKGAMSVVVPVSDVTAVAVPVVIGISLLGERPAAAALACIAAAFPALWLVSRGPDRAAGAAGREVHALPVPGREERGPAPAARRARGSASVDALIAGAGFAAHFVAIARMPAEGDLWAITVSRVVSVAVVALAVLGDRAPWGLPRRCAPHVAAAGALGTLATVLYLYAARAELMAVATVLAALYPAIPVLLALLVLRERLTLLQSAGLVCAGAAIGLIAVA
- a CDS encoding MarR family winged helix-turn-helix transcriptional regulator, giving the protein MHETDEIRTANLLGAAALAVADRLTAAAAGAAGVSVSGTAALVTLRGAEGIGVTELGRRIGLSQPACARMLDQLEGRGLVERERSGGRGVALRLTEAGAAAAARAEAARRDGLRRVLAGLPEQQATGLTEALELLLTEVYGDVGSEDVLCRLCDRGACLAAGHLCPVGQAARAERAVRTERGERGG
- a CDS encoding ATPase AAA, with the translated sequence MGTAHPLAATSLADERRYHETCRAALDAMRAGADRQVVIGEHASASGADAEVLGYELRSQAKDLHELPPGPLFFGRLDFADDAGQAGGHAGQRYHIGRMRITEDPSAPPLVVDWRAPVSRAFYQAGPEDPQGVEIRRRFGWAPGATGDSDELTGLEDERPAAETTRGGRILAGEIERPRTGPMRDIAATIQPDQDDLVRRELGVSVCVQGAPGTGKTAVGLHRAAYLLYTYARQIRRGGLLVLGPNRTFLSYISAVLPALGETGVRQSTVGELVAGERQVHAEDGAAAAALKHDVRMAEVLRRALYARVSADGITEGVAVRDDSAWWRVPPAELGEIVAGVRDERLPYAIGRERVRSRIVDRIQRQAERRAVTPTAAWQQRVGRARSIGAFLDAAWPKVKPAEVLAALFTDAGELARAAHGVLDAGEQRALLWAKPPRSFKSAKWTAADHVLLDELSGLLDRPEGYGHIVVDEAQDLSPMEARVIARRAEFGSLTVLGDLAQGTTPWAARDWPSLLAHLGRPDAEIATLTTGFRVPAAVVDLANRLLGHLDVDVPAARSLRQDGALRILPTQDVLAATRDAVRQALSSEGSIGVVAAAADVDRVRAVLEEAGIATAGPDDLAARVTVLPATAAKGLEYDHVVAVEPAAITGAEGGPTGLRRLYVVLTRAVSRLDVVHSRPLPFPAKAV
- a CDS encoding DUF11 domain-containing protein; its protein translation is MRTAIASAAMVAGLLASLAPSPPLSPDAPPAELPSSPIRLALERRAAPDGGTTYAITVHNTSGADAPNGRVTQLLPESLDYVSASPRAETTGQQVTWEITLPAGTTRVLKVTAAPDRTERDGRDLRAAHAAGDVRAPRDAGAGDRAPAAATTVCFQGGTRGEWLTCTSADDEWSPEPWVSSNKVYAIGSAAAALLVGTAGIIILRRRRSRDTEDDGPQ